A genomic region of Oryza glaberrima chromosome 1, OglaRS2, whole genome shotgun sequence contains the following coding sequences:
- the LOC127774489 gene encoding protein FAR1-RELATED SEQUENCE 5-like produces MEDTGILVEELLEYQQIVSKTFNSEDEGIHFYNKYAWDKGFSIRKSYAERRNVAKEVKRRVIVCSRQRYRESKHVKRDNRIRKARNITRCGCKAKLVIELNKDTGQWYVKDFVDDHNHPLAAPDQTCFLRSHQVISDVQKEEIIEMEIAGVRKHHIMNIMEKQYGGYENVGFIDTDLYNYCHRYKIETIVEGDAETVLRHLRAREERDPDFFFRFEADEDRHLKRLFWADSQSRLDYEAFGDVVVFDSTYRTNRYKLPFIPFVGLNQHRSTVVFGCGIIAEETVKGYEWLLSTFLTAMSQKHPFGCICANVGM; encoded by the coding sequence ATGGAGGATACAGGGATATTGGTTGAGGAATTGTTGGAGTACCAACAAATTGTCAGCAAGACATTCAATAGTGAGGATGAAGGAATTCACTTCTACAACAAGTACGCTTGGGATAAAGGCTTTAGCATAAGAAAATCATATGCTGAAAGAAGAAATGTCGCAAAAGAGGTCAAACGGAGAGTGATTGTCTGTAGTAGGCAACGATATCGAGAATCGAAGCATGTGAAGAGGGACAACAGGATAAGGAAGGCAAGAAACATCACTCGTTGTGGTTGTAAGGCCAAACTGGTAATAGAGCTAAACAAGGACACAGGTCAGTGGTATGTGAAAGACTTTGTTGATGACCATAATCATCCGTTAGCTGCCCCAGATCAGACATGTTTTCTCCGTTCCCATCAGGTCATTAGTGATGtgcaaaaagaagaaataatcGAGATGGAAATTGCAGGAGTTCGAAAGCACCATATTATGAATATAATGGAAAAGCAATATGGAGGTTATGAGAATGTTGGGTTTATAGATACAGATCTATATAATTACTGTCATAGATACAAGATTGAAACAATAGTAGAAGGAGATGCTGAAACTGTTTTAAGACACCTAAGGGCGCGAGAGGAAAGGGATCCAGATTTTTTCTTCAGATTTGAGGCCGATGAGGACCGACATCTAAAGCGACTATTTTGGGCGGATAGTCAATCTCGTTTAGATTATGAAGCTTTTGGTGATGTTGTTGTATTTGACAGTACATATAGGACCAACAGGTATAAATTGCCATTTATTCCTTTTGTGGGATTGAATCAGCACCGGAGCACTGTTGTGTTTGGTTGTGGCATAATTGCAGAGGAAACTGTTAAGGGCTATGAATGGCTGCTAAGCACCTTTTTAACCGCCATGTCCCAGAAGCATCCTTTTGGTTGTATATGTGCGAATGTTGGAATGTAA